One bacterium genomic window, CGGCGCTCGTCCTCCTGGTGGCGTTCTCCCTGCTCCCGTTCGCGTGGATGCTGACGGCGTCGCTCGAGCCGCCCTCGGCCCTCTACACCGAGAAGCCGCACCTGTTCCCGCGCCAGGTCACGCTCGCCAACTATTCCAACCTGCTCCACCCGCTGCAACAGGGGGTCTACTTTCCCCGCTACTTCCGCAACAGCCTGATCGTATCGCTCTCGACGGTTGCGCTCGCGCTCCTCGTGGCGACGCCGGCCGCCTACGCGTTCTCGCGGTTTCGGTTCCGCGGGAGGGGCGTCCTGATGCACACGATCTTGATCCAGAGCGTCTTCCCGCTCGTCAACTTTCTCGTGCCGCTCTTCATCCTCATGGGTCTGCTGGGGCTCCGGGATACGTACGGTTCGCTCATCATCGGGTACCTGACCTTCAGCCTTCCATTAAATATCTGGCTGCTGCGGGGATTCTTCGACGGGATTCCGTCCGAGATGGAGGTCGCGGCGCGCCTGGACGGGGCGGGCGTGGTGCGCGCCTTCTTTGAAGTGGCGCTCCCGTCGGCGCTCCCCGGCCTCGTCGCGACGGCGATCTACACGTTCATTCTGGCTTGGGACGAGTATCTGTATGCGCTGGCGATGATCTCGTCCTCTGAGATGCGCACGCTGCCGCTCGGGCTGTTCGCCTACTTCTCCGAAGGGGTGCCGGACTGGGGCGGACTGACGGCGACGGCCATCGGCATGAGCATTCCCGTGGTCATCGTGTTCCTGGTCCTGCAGCGCTACTTTGTCTCGGCCCTGACCAAGGGCGCGCTGAAGTACTGACGAGGAGCGGAGACATGGCGGAGCTGCGCCTTGAGCGTGTGAGCAAGCGGTACCCGGGCCGGCGTGAGGTGGTCGCGCTCGAGCCGGTGGATCTCGCGATCCGCGACGGCGAGTTCATGACGATCCTTGGACCCAGCGGCTGCGGCAAAACGACGCTTCTCAACATCATTGCGGGGTTGATCCCCCCGACGTCGGGCAGCGTGTGGCTTGGGGACCGGGAGATCACGGTGCTCGATCCCAAGGACCGCGACATGGCCATGGTATTTCAAAACTACGCGCTGTATCCGTCGAAGACCGCGCGCGGCAACCTGGAGTTCCCGCTCCGAATGCGCGGTGT contains:
- a CDS encoding carbohydrate ABC transporter permease; translation: MTAVRHLGSTARRIPNTAALVLLVAFSLLPFAWMLTASLEPPSALYTEKPHLFPRQVTLANYSNLLHPLQQGVYFPRYFRNSLIVSLSTVALALLVATPAAYAFSRFRFRGRGVLMHTILIQSVFPLVNFLVPLFILMGLLGLRDTYGSLIIGYLTFSLPLNIWLLRGFFDGIPSEMEVAARLDGAGVVRAFFEVALPSALPGLVATAIYTFILAWDEYLYALAMISSSEMRTLPLGLFAYFSEGVPDWGGLTATAIGMSIPVVIVFLVLQRYFVSALTKGALKY